The Antedon mediterranea chromosome 7, ecAntMedi1.1, whole genome shotgun sequence genome has a segment encoding these proteins:
- the LOC140055369 gene encoding proline rich transmembrane protein 1B-like isoform X1 translates to MATSNEYRAIPQDDSFRAPVGQRSYQNQPPMYTRYNTQPAPSVIIRRNRPNNYLFQAILVTLFCCCPFGTIGLCYSVESSQRFDGGDVEGAESSANMAQKWSIAGLVCGILAIIPAAVILVWFTVLRANSSYDPYGQE, encoded by the exons ATGGCGACGTCAAATGAATACCGAGCAATACCCCAAG aTGATTCGTTTCGGGCACCAGTAGGCCAG agaAGCTACCAAAACCAACCACCGATGTACACAAGATACAATACTCAACCTGCTCCGTCGGTGATTATCAGGAGGAACAGGCCTAACAATTACCTCTTTCAAGCCATACTCGTAACATTGTTTTGCTGTTGTCCATTTGGAACTATTGGTCTTTGTTACAGTGTGGAA AGTTCACAAAGGTTTGACGGAGGTGACGTGGAAGGCGCTGAAAGTTCCGCTAATATGGCACAAAAATGGTCGATTGCCGGGCTTGTGTGTGGAATTTTGGCCATTATTCCTGCTGCTGTCATCCTTGTATGGTTTACAGTTTTGAGGGCCAATTCTTCCTATGATCCATACGGACAAGAATAA
- the LOC140055369 gene encoding proline-rich transmembrane protein 1-like isoform X2, with translation MATSNEYRAIPQDDSFRAPVGQGSYQNQPTMYTTYNTQPAPVIIRTTRPNNYLIPAILVTLCCCCPFGTIGIFYSVNSSQKFDSGDVEGAESSANVAKNWSIAGLLCGLLVVVAVIILEFTVLSASSYGQE, from the exons ATGGCGACGTCAAATGAATACCGAGCAATACCCCAAG aTGATTCGTTTCGGGCACCAGTAGGCCAG GGAAGCTACCAAAACCAACCCACGATGTACACCACATACAATACTCAACCTGCTCCGGTGATTATCAGGACGACCAGGCCTAACAATTACCTCATTCCAGCCATACTCGTAACATTGTGTTGCTGTTGTCCATTTGGAACTATTGGTATTTTTTACAGTGTGAAC AGTTCACAGAAGTTTGACAGCGGAGACGTGGAAGGCGCTGAAAGTTCTGCTAATGTGGCAAAAAACTGGTCGATTGCTGGCCTTCTGTGTGGGCTTTTGGTTGTTGTTGCTGTCATCATTTTAGAATTTACAGTGTTGAGCGCCAGTTCATACGGGCAAGAATAA
- the LOC140055529 gene encoding uncharacterized protein, with protein MSSEKYQDPSAQTNPGYPVVTNPPPAYQPPQGYPAGQPAYPPQPQPAGYTAYNVQPVPVTTITTVRTRPNNYLISAILVTLCCCCPFGLIGIIYSVDSTSKFDSGDDAGAASSARTAKSWTIAGLVCGIICITIYVILQVIAASSTNSYSYSWLIEYVILYMNYIGPGGWLDPNGSYQNQPTMYTTYNTQPAPVIIRTTRPNNYLIPAILVTLCCCCPFGTIGIFYSVNSSQKFDSGDVEGAESSANVAKNWSIAGLLCGLLVVVAVIILEFTVLSASSYGQE; from the exons ATGTCATCAGAAAAATATCAAG atCCTTCAGCTCAAACGAATCCCGGTTATCCAGTAGTTACG aatcCCCCTCCTGCCTACCAGCCACCACAAGGTTATCCAGCAGGACAA CCTGCCTACCCACCACAACCCCAACCTGCAGGTTACACCGCCTACAATGTCCAGCCCGTTCCAGTGACCACAATAACGACCGTAAGAACCAGGCCTAACAATTACCTCATTTCAGCTATACTTGTGACGTTATGCTGCTGTTGTCCATTTGGACTTATCGGAATTATCTACAGTGTAGAT agTACGAGTAAGTTTGATAGTGGTGATGATGCAGGCGCCGCAAGCTCGGCTCGAACAGCCAAAAGCTGGACTATTGCTGGGCTGGTGTGTGGTATTATATGTATCACTATCTACGTCATATTGCAAGTTATCGCCGCGTCCAGCActaattcatattcatattc TTGGTTGATAGAATATGTTATACTTTATATGAATTACATTGGTCCAGGTGGATGGTTGGACCCAAAC GGAAGCTACCAAAACCAACCCACGATGTACACCACATACAATACTCAACCTGCTCCGGTGATTATCAGGACGACCAGGCCTAACAATTACCTCATTCCAGCCATACTCGTAACATTGTGTTGCTGTTGTCCATTTGGAACTATTGGTATTTTTTACAGTGTGAAC AGTTCACAGAAGTTTGACAGCGGAGACGTGGAAGGCGCTGAAAGTTCTGCTAATGTTGCAAAAAACTGGTCGATTGCTGGCCTTCTGTGTGGGCTTTTGGTTGTTGTTGCTGTCATCATTTTAGAATTTACAGTGTTGAGCGCCAGTTCATACGGGCAAGAATAA
- the LOC140055368 gene encoding uncharacterized protein, whose amino-acid sequence MSSEKYQDPSAQTNPGYPVVTNPPPAYQPPQGYPAGQPAYPPQPQPAGYTAYNVQPVPVTTITTIRTRPNNYLISAILVTFFCCCPFGLIGIIYSVDSSSKFDSGDDAGAASSAGTAKSWTIAGLVCGIIGITIYVIMIIIGASTTSSYSSSY is encoded by the exons ATGTCATCAGAAAAATATCAAG atCCTTCAGCTCAAACGAATCCCGGTTATCCAGTAGTTACG aatcCTCCTCCTGCCTACCAGCCACCACAAGGTTATCCAGCAGGACAA CCTGCCTACCCACCACAACCCCAACCTGCAGGTTACACCGCCTACAATGTCCAGCCCGTGCCAGTGACCACAATAACGACCATAAGAACCAGGCCTAACAATTACCTCATTTCAGCTATACTTGTGACTTTTTTCTGCTGTTGTCCATTTGGACTTATCGGAATTATCTACAGTGTAGAT agTTCGAGTAAGTTTGACAGTGGTGATGATGCAGGCGCCGCAAGCTCGGCTGGAACAGCCAAAAGCTGGACTATTGCTGGGCTGGTGTGTGGTATTATAGGTATCACTATCTACGTCATAATGATAATTATCGGCGCGTCCACCACTAGCTCATATTCGTCTTCTTACTAG
- the LOC140055370 gene encoding proline rich transmembrane protein 1B-like: MSSDKTQAPSAAAYTNQVYPPNTPGYPQAQPAGFANYIVQPVPVTTITTVRTKPKTYLVPAIIVTLFCCLPLGIVGIVYSVNSSSKFNRGDDAGAASSARSARSWTIAGLVCGIVIICVNVVLRL, from the exons ATGTCATCAGATAAGACTCAAG cCCCGTCTGCTGCTGCTTATACCAATCAAGTTTATCCACCAAACACG cCTGGGTACCCGCAAGCTCAACCTGCAGGTTTCGCTAACTATATCGTCCAGCCCGTACCAGTGACCACAATAACCACTGTGAGAACTAAGCCTAAGACTTACCTCGTTCCAGCTATAATTGTCACTTTATTCTGTTGTTTACCATTGGGAATTGTCGGAATTGTCTACAGCGTAAAT agTTCGAGTAAGTTTAACCGTGGTGATGATGCAGGCGCCGCAAGCTCAGCTAGGTCAGCCAGAAGCTGGACTATTGCTGGTCTTGTGTGTggtattgttattatttgtgTGAACGTCGTATTACGACTGTAG